A section of the Tenrec ecaudatus isolate mTenEca1 chromosome 10, mTenEca1.hap1, whole genome shotgun sequence genome encodes:
- the LOC142457963 gene encoding olfactory receptor 1J21-like — protein sequence MKKDNQSSVSEFLLLGLPIRPEEQGMFFALFLGMYLTTVLGNLLIILLIRLDSRLHTPMYFFLSHLAFTDISLSSVTAPKMLVNMQTHSQSISYAGCISQVYFFLFYCDIDSFLLTSMAYDRYVAICHPLHYTTIVSQGLCFLLVILSWVLSFASALLHTLLLARLSFCGANTLPHFFCDLSALLKLSSSDTTTNELVILTVGGVVITLPFICILISYGRIGATILRVPSTKGICKALSTCGSHLSVVSLYYGAIIGLYFFPSSNDSNDKDVIVAALYTIVIPMLNPFIYSLRNRDMKGALGNILRRRTFLP from the coding sequence ATGAAGAAGGATAATCAGAGCAGCGTGTCAGAATTCCtcctcctggggctccccatccggCCAGAAGAGCAGGGCATGTTCTTCGCCCTCTTCCTGGGCATGTACCTCACCACCGTGCTggggaacctgctcatcatcctgctcATCAGGCTGGACTCTCGCctgcacacccccatgtacttcttcctcagccACTTGGCCTtcactgacatctccctttcaTCTGTCACAGCACCAAAGATGTTGGTGAACATGCAGACCcacagtcaatccatctcatatgCTGGCTGCATTTCCCAGGTGTACTTTTTCCTGTTTTATTGTGATATTGACAGTTTCCTTCTCACCTCCATGGCTTATGACAGGTATGTTGCCATTTGTCACCccctccactacaccaccatcgtGAGTCAAGGTCTGTGTTTCTTACTAGTAATTCTGTCCTGGGTTTTATCCTTTGCCAGTGCTCTATTGCATACCCTGCTCCTGGCCCGTCTCTCGTTCTGTGGAGCAAACACTCTGCCCCATTTCTTCTGTGACCTCTCTGCCTTACTTAAGTTGTCCAGCTCGGACACCACAACCAATGAGCTGGTTATCCTCACTGTAGGTGGAGTGGTCATTACCCTTCCATTCATATGCATCCTGATTTCTTATGGCCGCATTGGGGCCACCATCCTGAGAGTGCCCTCAACCAAGGGGATCTGCAAAGCCTTGTCCACCTGTGGCTCCCACCTCTCAGTGGTGTCTCTGTACTATGGAGCAATTATCGGATTGTACTTTTTCCCCTCATCCAATGATTCCAATGACAAGGATGTCATTGTGGCTGCGTTGTACACCATCGTTATTCCCATGCTAAATCCCTTTATCTACAGTCTGAGGAATCGGGACATGAAAGGCGCTCTGGGAAATATACTGCGTAGAAGAACATTTTTACCATAG